One Dokdonia sp. Dokd-P16 genomic window carries:
- a CDS encoding TetR/AcrR family transcriptional regulator — protein MITREHIIEITTQLYLKNGVKSVTMADISKELSTSKRTIYNHFIDKTDLMQACVEQYLAGIRTKNDDIINTSSSAIEAMGMIQQQILKRANYSNANFYKEVLKYYPSILKDSYKKNAEFAFRELLYLSKWGVKDGLFRKDLDPEVTMATVQTLLKLCNNNKVFPSEHFSKARLTEGIMVAYLRGLCTDKGLLEVEKQKHLYLTIE, from the coding sequence ATGATTACCAGGGAACATATCATAGAGATTACAACTCAACTGTATTTAAAAAATGGAGTAAAATCTGTTACCATGGCAGATATCAGTAAGGAGTTGAGTACCTCTAAGCGTACTATCTATAATCACTTTATAGACAAAACTGATTTAATGCAAGCTTGTGTAGAGCAATATCTTGCAGGAATTAGAACTAAAAATGACGATATCATTAATACCTCTAGCTCTGCTATTGAAGCAATGGGTATGATTCAGCAACAGATTTTAAAAAGAGCAAATTACAGCAACGCAAACTTTTATAAAGAGGTACTTAAATATTACCCTAGTATATTAAAAGACTCCTATAAAAAGAATGCAGAGTTTGCTTTTCGAGAGTTACTCTATTTATCTAAATGGGGTGTAAAAGATGGGTTATTCAGGAAAGACTTGGACCCAGAAGTTACGATGGCTACAGTTCAAACTCTTTTGAAATTATGTAATAACAACAAAGTTTTTCCATCAGAACATTTTTCTAAAGCTAGACTTACCGAAGGTATTATGGTTGCTTACTTGAGAGGATTATGTACTGACAAAGGTCTTTTAGAAGTTGAAAAACAAAAGCATCTTTACTTAACTATAGAATAA
- a CDS encoding 4'-phosphopantetheinyl transferase family protein, with product MGEIWIVNFSNNSQQFTDEELLKKLPESTVNRALRYLNKESFLSFITGRLLLKRAILESEYSSFSIEDIKYSDKGKPSFTNVNFSISHSNGYVVLIFGTVFQVGIDIEKRKDIDLKLFKYLFTDLEWKVIMQDNSPIDRFYWYWVRKEALLKTVDCSLKELEGLEIFEDYGIYKDQRYYFKTFEFNPEFNGVLAIEEEMDVNVKFIELETLLK from the coding sequence ATGGGAGAAATTTGGATCGTTAATTTTTCTAATAACAGTCAGCAATTCACTGATGAGGAATTATTAAAAAAGTTACCTGAGTCCACAGTAAATAGGGCATTAAGGTATCTCAATAAGGAAAGTTTCTTAAGCTTTATAACGGGAAGATTACTATTGAAAAGAGCAATTTTAGAAAGTGAATATTCAAGTTTTTCAATAGAAGATATCAAGTATTCTGATAAGGGAAAACCAAGTTTTACTAATGTCAATTTTTCAATATCACATAGTAATGGGTACGTAGTTTTAATTTTTGGTACCGTTTTTCAGGTGGGCATCGATATTGAGAAGAGGAAGGATATAGATTTGAAATTATTTAAATACCTCTTCACGGATTTAGAGTGGAAAGTTATTATGCAGGACAATAGCCCAATAGATAGATTCTACTGGTATTGGGTTAGGAAGGAAGCTTTGCTTAAAACAGTAGATTGCTCGTTGAAGGAATTAGAGGGACTAGAAATTTTTGAAGATTACGGTATTTATAAGGACCAACGATATTACTTTAAAACCTTCGAATTTAATCCAGAATTTAATGGTGTCTTAGCAATTGAGGAAGAGATGGACGTCAACGTTAAGTTTATCGAACTAGAAACACTGTTAAAATAA
- a CDS encoding type I polyketide synthase, with the protein MDTINSSLKKTPVAIIGLSAMFADAINVEQFWNNIISQKDSIVDVPASRWKIEDYYDADPMVADKTYCKKGGFIPDVDFNPMEFGLPPNILEVTDASQLLALIAARDAFEDAGYGRESDKFTALLKEKTGVILGVGGGQKLITPLTSRLQAPIWEAALRSSGISDTDIPHIVDKMKKAYIGWNENSFPGMLGNVISGRITNRFDLGGINSVVDAACAASLSAVKMAVSELIEGRCDMMLTGGVDTDNSPFMYMSFSKTPAFSRKGSIRPFDTDSDGMLIGEGVGMLVLKRLEDAERDGDRIYGLLTGVGSSSDGRYKSVYAPRPQGQALAMQRAYDEAGYDASTVRLIEGHGTATGAGDAAEFESMSMVFGKNNATKNNIGIGSVKSQVGHTKAAAGAAGMIKTALALYHKVLPGTINVTKPHDKFGIENSPFYVNSETRPWFKNGIPRRAGLSAFGFGGVNVHFAMEEYEKKNSFTDRIHQSFHSIYIKGANTEDLLTLLKNAHTSLNSKEGNTAFYNLKEISKEGTAEQSEARLGFVAESLIDCISKLEIAIKQLESNKNAWSHPRGVFFRPNGISSTTKVASLFSGQGSQYANMAKEATSSFERIQQTIADFDAKKGYDLANKIYPKPVFTEEDKAILEKNITNTEFAQPAIGAISLGYYNVFKDAGFVSDMVAGHSFGELTALCASGVISQDDYMTLAIARGNAMAGKNTSGDAGTMLAVKASASEIEPLITAITDVSIANINSSSQIVLGGTTEGIAKAKTLLDSKNHRSILLPVSAAFHTDCVGHAQKPFEKSIETIEFTSPTIPVYSNSTGNSYPTEPSEIKRILGQHILNSVDFKSEVENMYAAGARVFVEFGPKSILTNLVKDILADKEHFVVTTNAKATKNSDLQIREAAIQLQVLGCKLNAIDRNARQEKKPVIQPKVAVKIAGNNYVSPATQKAYKDVLNNGFKVSGATDIIKTEEEIKEIEVISEVINAVPTYTSEEDPTDQETEEDMMVDVIKSAIEGIKENQSKTLDMFQTILMEQNKQTAQLLNLLSGNLAPDENILEAPTAPLSIDTPAPEAPVTKPIVTPTAVQPTVVNTAAPPASAPAVDTAAPATGNSEMLDLMLSVVADKTGYPAEMLELSMDMEADLGIDSIKRVEIFGAITEQSDKLSDINPNDLTELRTLQEIVDYISAKAGISTTAAPVSSTIKEVVAAPVAVPVARATPAAGNSEMLDLMLSVVADKTGYPAEMLELSMDMEADLGIDSIKRVEIFGAITEQSDKLSDINPNDLTELRTLQEIVDYISAKAGISTTATPVAQTEKEVVTAPVAAPAAQTTTTTSSNSEMLDLMLNVVADKTGYPAEMLELSMDMEADLGIDSIKRVEIFGAITEQSDKLSDINPNDLTELRTLQEIVDYISAKAGISTTAATVETAVTASPEVVGTDLFSTPIVETAASTEGNSEMLDLMLSVVADKTGYPAEMLELSMDMEADLGIDSIKRVEIFGAITEQSDKLSDINPNDLTELRTLQEIVDYISVKAGISSKKKSLSLA; encoded by the coding sequence ATGGACACTATTAATAGTTCACTCAAAAAAACGCCTGTAGCAATTATTGGCTTATCTGCTATGTTTGCAGATGCAATAAATGTAGAGCAGTTTTGGAATAATATTATCAGTCAGAAAGATAGTATAGTAGATGTTCCTGCATCGCGTTGGAAAATAGAAGATTATTACGATGCAGATCCTATGGTTGCAGATAAAACATACTGCAAGAAAGGTGGTTTTATTCCAGATGTAGACTTTAATCCAATGGAATTTGGATTGCCTCCTAATATTTTGGAAGTAACAGATGCCTCTCAATTACTAGCTTTAATAGCTGCTAGAGATGCATTTGAGGATGCCGGTTATGGTAGAGAATCTGATAAGTTTACAGCGTTATTAAAAGAAAAAACAGGAGTGATTCTCGGTGTAGGTGGTGGACAAAAATTGATTACCCCACTTACTTCTAGATTACAAGCTCCTATTTGGGAAGCTGCTTTGAGAAGTAGTGGAATAAGCGATACAGACATTCCTCACATTGTAGATAAAATGAAGAAAGCATATATAGGATGGAATGAAAATTCTTTTCCAGGTATGTTGGGTAACGTTATTTCTGGCCGTATTACAAATCGTTTTGATCTAGGAGGTATTAACTCTGTAGTAGATGCTGCTTGTGCCGCATCACTTTCGGCTGTAAAAATGGCTGTTTCTGAGTTAATAGAAGGAAGATGTGATATGATGTTAACAGGAGGAGTTGATACAGACAATTCTCCTTTTATGTACATGTCGTTCTCTAAAACGCCAGCATTCTCTCGTAAGGGAAGTATTCGTCCATTTGATACCGATTCTGACGGTATGTTGATAGGCGAAGGTGTAGGAATGCTTGTCTTAAAAAGATTAGAAGATGCAGAGCGTGATGGAGATAGAATTTATGGTTTACTTACTGGTGTAGGTTCTTCTAGTGACGGTCGCTATAAATCAGTTTACGCTCCCCGTCCACAAGGACAAGCGCTAGCTATGCAACGCGCTTATGATGAAGCAGGATATGATGCCTCTACCGTAAGACTAATAGAAGGTCATGGTACTGCTACTGGAGCTGGTGATGCTGCAGAATTTGAATCTATGTCAATGGTTTTTGGTAAAAATAATGCGACAAAAAATAATATTGGGATAGGTTCTGTAAAATCACAAGTAGGACATACCAAAGCTGCTGCAGGTGCAGCCGGAATGATTAAAACAGCCTTAGCGCTATATCATAAAGTTTTACCTGGCACTATAAATGTTACAAAGCCGCATGACAAATTTGGAATAGAAAACTCTCCTTTTTACGTAAATTCAGAAACAAGACCTTGGTTTAAAAATGGGATTCCTCGTAGAGCGGGATTGTCTGCTTTTGGCTTCGGTGGTGTTAATGTCCATTTTGCAATGGAGGAATATGAAAAGAAAAATTCTTTTACAGATAGAATACATCAATCTTTTCATAGTATCTACATTAAAGGAGCGAATACAGAAGACTTATTAACGCTTCTTAAAAATGCTCATACTTCCTTAAATAGCAAAGAGGGAAACACTGCATTTTACAATTTAAAAGAAATTTCAAAGGAAGGCACAGCAGAACAAAGTGAAGCTCGTTTAGGTTTTGTAGCCGAGTCTCTAATTGATTGTATATCAAAACTAGAAATTGCAATCAAACAATTAGAAAGCAATAAGAATGCTTGGTCTCATCCTAGAGGCGTGTTCTTTAGACCTAATGGAATTTCAAGCACTACAAAAGTTGCCTCATTATTCTCAGGTCAAGGTTCGCAGTATGCAAATATGGCAAAAGAAGCTACTAGTAGTTTTGAAAGAATACAACAAACAATTGCAGATTTTGATGCCAAAAAGGGATATGATCTAGCAAATAAAATATATCCAAAACCTGTATTTACAGAGGAGGATAAAGCTATTTTAGAAAAGAACATTACTAATACTGAGTTTGCACAACCTGCAATCGGGGCTATTAGTTTAGGGTACTATAATGTGTTCAAAGACGCTGGTTTTGTAAGTGATATGGTAGCTGGTCATAGTTTTGGTGAACTCACAGCTCTTTGTGCATCTGGTGTTATAAGTCAAGATGACTACATGACACTTGCTATCGCACGTGGAAATGCTATGGCAGGTAAAAATACAAGTGGTGACGCTGGTACAATGCTAGCAGTAAAAGCATCGGCTTCAGAAATCGAACCTTTGATTACCGCTATAACAGATGTTTCTATTGCCAATATCAACTCTTCGAGTCAAATAGTATTAGGAGGAACCACAGAAGGTATTGCTAAAGCTAAGACACTATTAGATAGTAAAAATCACCGCTCTATCTTATTACCTGTCTCTGCAGCCTTCCACACAGATTGTGTAGGACATGCTCAAAAACCTTTTGAAAAAAGTATAGAGACTATAGAATTTACTAGCCCTACCATTCCGGTATACTCAAACTCTACTGGAAATTCTTATCCAACTGAGCCAAGTGAGATTAAGAGAATATTAGGGCAGCATATTTTAAATTCAGTTGACTTTAAAAGCGAAGTCGAAAATATGTATGCTGCAGGAGCGAGGGTTTTTGTTGAGTTTGGGCCTAAGTCTATTCTTACAAACCTGGTAAAAGATATACTGGCAGATAAAGAGCATTTTGTAGTTACAACAAATGCAAAAGCAACAAAAAACAGTGATTTACAAATAAGAGAAGCAGCAATACAACTACAAGTACTAGGGTGTAAATTAAATGCAATTGATCGTAATGCACGTCAAGAAAAGAAGCCTGTAATTCAGCCTAAAGTAGCCGTTAAAATTGCAGGAAACAACTATGTGAGTCCAGCAACGCAAAAAGCCTATAAAGATGTGTTGAACAACGGGTTTAAAGTAAGTGGCGCAACAGATATTATTAAAACTGAAGAAGAGATTAAGGAAATAGAAGTTATCTCAGAAGTGATAAATGCAGTTCCTACATACACAAGTGAAGAAGATCCTACAGACCAAGAAACAGAAGAAGATATGATGGTAGATGTTATTAAAAGTGCCATAGAAGGCATCAAAGAGAATCAATCTAAAACATTAGATATGTTCCAAACTATTTTGATGGAACAAAATAAACAAACCGCACAATTACTAAACTTATTATCTGGAAACCTTGCCCCAGATGAAAATATTCTAGAAGCTCCTACAGCTCCACTATCTATTGACACTCCAGCTCCTGAGGCTCCTGTCACAAAACCAATTGTGACTCCTACAGCTGTACAACCTACCGTAGTAAACACTGCAGCACCCCCTGCTTCTGCACCTGCAGTAGACACTGCCGCTCCTGCCACTGGTAACTCAGAAATGCTAGACCTTATGCTAAGCGTTGTAGCAGATAAAACAGGATATCCTGCAGAAATGTTAGAACTAAGCATGGATATGGAAGCAGATCTAGGAATCGATTCTATTAAACGTGTGGAGATTTTTGGAGCAATTACTGAGCAATCTGATAAATTGTCTGACATCAACCCTAATGACTTAACTGAGCTTAGAACATTACAAGAAATTGTAGATTATATCTCTGCAAAAGCAGGAATAAGCACAACAGCAGCTCCAGTTTCTTCAACTATAAAGGAAGTAGTCGCAGCTCCTGTTGCTGTTCCAGTAGCACGAGCGACACCAGCTGCTGGAAATTCAGAAATGCTAGACCTTATGTTAAGCGTTGTAGCTGACAAAACGGGATATCCTGCAGAAATGCTAGAACTAAGCATGGATATGGAAGCAGATCTAGGGATCGATTCTATTAAACGTGTGGAGATTTTTGGTGCGATTACCGAGCAATCAGATAAACTTTCAGACATCAACCCTAATGACTTAACAGAGCTTAGAACACTGCAAGAGATTGTAGATTATATCTCTGCAAAAGCAGGAATAAGCACAACCGCAACTCCAGTTGCCCAAACGGAAAAAGAGGTTGTTACCGCTCCTGTTGCTGCTCCTGCAGCACAAACGACAACAACAACTTCTAGCAACTCAGAAATGCTAGACCTTATGTTAAACGTTGTAGCAGATAAAACGGGATATCCTGCAGAAATGCTAGAACTAAGCATGGATATGGAAGCAGATCTTGGGATCGATTCTATTAAACGTGTGGAGATTTTTGGAGCGATTACCGAGCAATCAGATAAACTATCAGACATCAACCCTAACGACTTAACAGAGCTTAGAACATTACAAGAAATTGTAGATTATATCTCTGCAAAAGCAGGAATAAGCACAACGGCTGCAACAGTTGAAACAGCAGTCACAGCTTCTCCAGAAGTAGTTGGCACCGATTTATTCTCTACTCCTATTGTTGAGACAGCAGCTTCTACCGAAGGTAATTCAGAAATGCTAGACCTTATGCTAAGCGTAGTAGCAGATAAGACGGGATACCCAGCAGAGATGCTAGAACTAAGTATGGACATGGAAGCAGATCTTGGTATCGATTCTATAAAACGTGTAGAAATATTTGGAGCAATCACAGAGCAATCTGACAAGCTATCAGACATCAACCCTAACGACTTAACAGAGCTTAGAACATTGCAAGAAATTGTTGACTACATCTCTGTAAAAGCAGGTATTTCAAGTAAAAAAAAAAGTCTGAGCCTAGCTTAA